Genomic segment of Bartonella bacilliformis KC583:
ACAAACACTAGTGATTGTTGGTTAAAACACGATAATAATTCACTTTTTATGTGTGTCTCTAGGATAGGGTGAGGCCGATTATTCTTCATCGTTATATTGCGACATTTATTTTCTTTAAAGTCAATTTCTGTTAATTTTTGTAAGACATGATAAGAGATAAAAATAAAGTGTTTTTTGGATAGTCTATTGTTTCATGCTAGATTAACTCGATTTTTGATGATTTTTTCTCGTGATCATTGTTTTTTCGGTATGATAATAATGCCAATAATTTGAATTAATAAACAATAATGAAAATGTGTATCGATGTTCCTTTAGATTCATGCTATGCTTTTTGCGAAGGTTGATCTATGAAAAATAATGTTATAATAGATCGTTTTCTTGAAATGATGAGTGCTGAGCGGGGAGCTTCTGCTCATACACTGGCTGCGTATCAGCATGATTTACAATGGGCACAAGACAAATTGTCTTCGTGTTCTGTTTCACTTTTTTCAGCACGAAAAGAAGATTTGATTAGTCTCTTGTCGCTGATGCATAAAGCTGGTTTTGCAGCAACTTCGCAGGCACGTCGTTTGTCAACATTGCGTCAATTTTATCAATTTCTTTATGCTGAAAAATTGCGAGAAGATGATCCTTCCGGTGATATTGACGCACCGCGTCAAGGGCACCCTTTGCCAAAGATTATGAGTGAGGATGTGGTTACAAAATTACTTGATTTTGCGCAATTAGAAACAAATCAAGCAGAGTATGGGTCTAAGAATTATTTTCGTGCGTTGCGTCTTCAGGTCCTGATTGAAATGCTTTATGCTACGGGATTACGCATTAGTGAATTGGTGAGTCTTCCGGTTCAAACGGTGCGGGGGAAGGAGCAATATATTTTAGTGCGCGGCAAGGGTGGAAAAGAGCGCATGGTTCTTTTATCTGCGAAAGCACGCCAGGTTCTTTCTGAGTGGTTAGTTTTGCGGGATCAAGGAAAAGATGCTACAAGCCCTTATCTTTTTCCTGCACATTCATCGACAGGGTACATTGCTCGCCAATTTATTGCACGGGGATTAAAAGATCTTGCGAAAAGAGCAGGAATAAGAGGCGATTGTTTCTCTCCTCATGTTTTGCGTCACGCTTTTGCTAGCCATCTTTTGCAAAATGGTGCTGATTTGCGTGCAGTTCAGCATTTATTAGGTCATTGTGATATTTCGACCACGCAAATTTATACACATGTGCTAGAAACAGGTCTTTATCATTTGGTTAATGAACATCATCCCCTTGCCGACCAGGATAAGGCCAAGTAAAGAAAAGGTGATAGTCTTAACGATATTATAAATAGTTAATAACTATAAATTTTGTACAAAATAAGTTGGATGCCGATGTATAATTATCTTGATTTTGAAAAACCTGTTGCTGATCTTGATGTACAGATTCTTGAACTGAAAAAGATTGCTCAAGAAAAGGGTAGTCTTGATATGAGTGATGAGATTGCACGTCTCGAAATGCGTTCTCAGACGGCTTTGCGAGATCTTTATAAGAAATTATCGCCATGGCAAAAGACACAGGTGGCTCGCCATCCTGATCGACCTCATTTTATGGATTATTCGGCGCAGTTATTGCGTGATGTTACGCCTTTGGCAGGTGATCGCAAATTTGCTGAAGATGAGGCGATTCAAGCTGGTTTTGCACGTTTTAAAGGAGAAGCAATTGCTTATATTGGTCAAGAAAAAGGCCATGATACGCAAACTCGTTTACGCTATAATTTTGGATCTGCGCGCCCAGAGGGATATCGCAAAGCTGTGCGCATTATGGAGTTGGCTGACCGTTTTGGTTTGCCATTACTGACTTTTGTTGATACAGCAGGCGCTTATCCTGGTGTAAGTGCCGAGGAACGCGGACAAGCAGAGGCAATCGCTCAATCAACGGCTGCAACTTTGCGTTTGCGTGTTCCTGTTGTTTCAGTCATTATTGGGGAAGGTGGTTCTGGGGGAGCAATAGCGATCGCTGCAGCGAATAAAGTTTATATGTTAGAGCATTCAATCTATTCTGTTATTTCACCAGAAGGTGCCGCTTCTATTTTATGGCGTGATCCGGCCCGTGCAAAAGATGCAGCAACCAATATGCAGATTACGGCTCAAGATCTTTATAGATTAAAAATTATTGATGGTATTATTCCTGAACCTTTAGGGGGAGCACATAGGCAGAAAGAGGCTGCCATTGAGGCAGCAGGTGATGGTATTGCAGCTGCTCTAAAATCTATGATTGGTAAGGATGGCGAAACCATTAAGCAAGAACGTTGGGACAAATATCTTCAAATTGGTCGCTCTTTGGCTTAATTCTCATGTAAATTGTTAAATTTGGATTTGTTTTTATGATGTTGAATCGGTGCTTTTTAGTATTTCTTTTATTGGTAACTGGAATATTAGCAGCATGTCAGGGAAAATTTGCAAGACATCATAAAAGCGAACAACCACTCCCTAAAAATATCCTCAATAAGA
This window contains:
- a CDS encoding site-specific tyrosine recombinase XerD, which gives rise to MKNNVIIDRFLEMMSAERGASAHTLAAYQHDLQWAQDKLSSCSVSLFSARKEDLISLLSLMHKAGFAATSQARRLSTLRQFYQFLYAEKLREDDPSGDIDAPRQGHPLPKIMSEDVVTKLLDFAQLETNQAEYGSKNYFRALRLQVLIEMLYATGLRISELVSLPVQTVRGKEQYILVRGKGGKERMVLLSAKARQVLSEWLVLRDQGKDATSPYLFPAHSSTGYIARQFIARGLKDLAKRAGIRGDCFSPHVLRHAFASHLLQNGADLRAVQHLLGHCDISTTQIYTHVLETGLYHLVNEHHPLADQDKAK
- a CDS encoding acetyl-CoA carboxylase carboxyltransferase subunit alpha, whose amino-acid sequence is MYNYLDFEKPVADLDVQILELKKIAQEKGSLDMSDEIARLEMRSQTALRDLYKKLSPWQKTQVARHPDRPHFMDYSAQLLRDVTPLAGDRKFAEDEAIQAGFARFKGEAIAYIGQEKGHDTQTRLRYNFGSARPEGYRKAVRIMELADRFGLPLLTFVDTAGAYPGVSAEERGQAEAIAQSTAATLRLRVPVVSVIIGEGGSGGAIAIAAANKVYMLEHSIYSVISPEGAASILWRDPARAKDAATNMQITAQDLYRLKIIDGIIPEPLGGAHRQKEAAIEAAGDGIAAALKSMIGKDGETIKQERWDKYLQIGRSLA